The following coding sequences lie in one Crassostrea angulata isolate pt1a10 chromosome 10, ASM2561291v2, whole genome shotgun sequence genomic window:
- the LOC128164705 gene encoding dentin sialophosphoprotein-like isoform X2, with protein MLWQREREHGDSKSHKGKLVVTADLYDQANNCVSETNPNEEKSVKDSKCPAIHTYEKSLSPETDLFLSDSEKSDFVTNIKKSSENEEASSLVDKPCSNSEPSSSLGTLPSPSGCNGKKALSLKARRRKTLSPNTFSRNKSQNISKEKSSESELAKSILIADDDEKESVKCVNDETLENTVENFPRKTCKTSIDSENTDSFKLLDSQSSLDLFPPSIEACEKIKTKRKRGRGRPSKCRRASLPAPVKKPSMNSSESQESQELETLILLQESLGMGSPIERRKTRNSRSCQPIVLSSLFQYIIDEAKREQGQKEFALPGYTFGKLMESKSSLEIKNEAMEAEDAEDKCETLKEENEFSQTERISMSTEVDNHSTYTAFESECQNNGMQKQEKFIEAFEQQAPKTEEVENVPDTISSPVAQCNAISNFPSLTSMHLKTGDFSDVSDSESKDIEESYATKEAMDNKVEELTVDEKHNTNRETNSSDVLMSFDEPVSVTVCQDSQQPPEQMKVSQQSEEDSQGEQDLNSSIGSDQQTESDDDNFGDILRERMATKFPIDDPVIQSHITVVPLNKKKTEVVVCLCQRSLSVWAVQSKEFNSLQKWSFPQGQTAIRGVLMLPKSSEVRFAAILEGSGELGLYSAVFQEDQAFPLFKISDIQAPTHQFHVCAVTFNEVVISQCNSNLIQLLKYTMDYEVKTLSKTTSLEEAAGVLDTVCCIQGQQQAVAGYTREGMLHIWNHELGALIVSINLAVYWPHTSHLVTVFHEKGYLFCPLMARSDCFLAGCMMLVNPTNCQTQVLFPFNSRKWKGCRRAFHLDEYIAAVNNSGSLHIWDKFNGDMVSCMEKAGVLGMSSHRNNIVISRAHCIHCFTVQ; from the exons ATGCTCTGGCAAAGAGAAAGAGAACATGGAGATTCAAAAAGTCACAAGGGCAAGTTGGTTGTAACTGCAGATTTGTATGATCAAGCCAACAACTGTGTCTCAGAGACTAATCCCAATGAAGAAAAATCAGTTAAGGACTCAAAATGTCCAGCAATTCATACTTATGAAAAATCCTTATCACCAGAAACAGATCTTTTCCTCAGTGATTCagaaaaaagtgattttgttacaaatataaaaaagtcTTCTGAAAATGAAGAGGCAAGTAGTTTGGTTGATAAACCTTGTAGTAATTCAGAGCCTAGCAGTTCTTTGGGAACTCTTCCTTCACCCTCAGGATGTAATGGCAAGAAAGCTTTATCTCTCAAAGCAAGGCGCCGAAAGACCTTAAGCCCCAACACTTTCTCAAGAAATAAGAGTCAGaatatatcaaaagaaaaatccTCTGAAAGTGAACTTGCAAAGTCTATTCTTATTGCTGATGATGATGAGAAGGAAAGTGTGAAATGTGTAAATGATGAAACACTCGAGAACACTGTAGAAAATTTTCCACGAAAGACATGTAAAACAAGCATTGACTCAGAAAACACGGACAGTTTTAAATTGCTCGACAGCCAGTCATCGTTGGATTTGTTCCCTCCTTCTATTGAAGCCTgtgaaaaaatcaaaaccaaGAGAAAAAGAGGGAGAGGGAGACCTTCCAAATGTCGCAGAGCCTCTCTGCCTGCCCCTGTGAAGAAACCCAGCATGAATTCATCGGAGTCACAGGAGAGCCAGGAGCTTGAGACTCTGATACTGCTGCAGGAGAGCTTAGGAATGGGCAGTCCGATAGAAAGAAGAAAGACGAGGAACTCCCGGTCCTGTCAGCCAATCGTTCTGTCTTCTCTCTTTCAGTACATTATTGATGAAGCCAAGAGAGAGCAGGGGCAGAAAGAATTTGCTCTTCCTGGCTACACTTTTGGCAAACTTATGGAGAGTAAAAGTTCGCTTGAAATTAAGAATGAAGCTATGGAGGCGGAAGATGCTGAAGATAAATGTGAAACgttaaaagaagaaaatgaattttctcAGACTGAAAGAATATCCATGTCAACAGAAGTTGACAATCATTCCACATACACTGCATTTGAATCAGaatgtcaaaacaatggaatgCAAAAACAAGAAAAGTTTATTGAAGCTTTTGAGCAACAGGCGCCAAAAACCGAAGAAGTAGAAAATGTGCCAGACACAATATCTTCTCCAGTTGCTCAATGCAATGCAATATCAAATTTTCCATCATTAActtcaatgcatttaaaaacagGAGATTTTAGTGATGTTTCAGATTCAGAGTCAAAAGATATTGAGGAATCTTATGCAACAAAAGAAGCAATGGATAATAAAGTTGAAGAATTAACTGTTGATGAAAAACACAATACAAACAGAGAAACTAATAGTAGTGATGTCCTTATGTCCTTTGATGAACCAGTTTCTGTAACTGTCTGTCAAGATTCTCAACAGCCGCCTGAACAGATGAAAGTCTCACAGCAGAGTGAAGAAGATTCTCAGGGTGAACAAGACCTCAACAGCAGCATAGGGTCTGACCAGCAGACAGAGAGCGATGATGACAACTTTGGCGATATCCTTAGAGAGAGAATGGCTACAAAG tttccAATAGATGACCCAGTGATACAGAGCCACATTACAGTGGTGCCACTGAACAAGAAGAAGACGGAGGTGGTGGTCTGTCTGTGTCAGAGATCCCTGTCCGTGTGGGCGGTACAGAGCAAGGAGTTCAACAGCCTCCAGAAGTGGTCATTTCCCCAG GGACAGACAGCGATTAGAGGGGTCTTGATGCTTCCAAAGTCATCTGAAGTCCGATTTGCAGCCATTTTAGAGGGTTCTGGTGAACTGGGTTTATACTCTGCAGTTTTCCAAGAGGACCAAGCCTTCCCTTTGTTCAAGATTTCAGACATTCAGGCCCCCACTCACCA ATTTCATGTTTGTGCAGTCACATTCAACGAGGTTGTGATCTCTCAGTGTAACTCCAACTTAATACAGTTGCTAAAATACACCATGGATTATGAGGTAAAGACATTATCTAAAACCACGTCTCTGGAGGAGGCGGCTGGTGTCCTTGACACTGTGTGCTGTATCCAAGGGCAACAACAGGCCGTGGCAGGATACACGAGGGAGGGAATGCTTCATATTTG GAACCATGAGCTGGGAGCATTAATTGTGTCCATCAACTTAGCAGTTTATTGGCCACATACCTCGCATCTAGTCACTGTGTTTCATGAAAAG GGGTACCTGTTTTGTCCCCTGATGGCTAGGTCTGACTGCTTCCTGGCAGGCTGTATGATGCTGGTCAACCCCACAAATTGTCAAACGCAGGTACTGTTCCCATTCAACAGCAGGAAGTGGAAAGG
- the LOC128164705 gene encoding dentin sialophosphoprotein-like isoform X1 — MGDQENRPKKSTQIKKENVKKQRLLEKNFQKSKAQAHVKKILQEQKMLWQREREHGDSKSHKGKLVVTADLYDQANNCVSETNPNEEKSVKDSKCPAIHTYEKSLSPETDLFLSDSEKSDFVTNIKKSSENEEASSLVDKPCSNSEPSSSLGTLPSPSGCNGKKALSLKARRRKTLSPNTFSRNKSQNISKEKSSESELAKSILIADDDEKESVKCVNDETLENTVENFPRKTCKTSIDSENTDSFKLLDSQSSLDLFPPSIEACEKIKTKRKRGRGRPSKCRRASLPAPVKKPSMNSSESQESQELETLILLQESLGMGSPIERRKTRNSRSCQPIVLSSLFQYIIDEAKREQGQKEFALPGYTFGKLMESKSSLEIKNEAMEAEDAEDKCETLKEENEFSQTERISMSTEVDNHSTYTAFESECQNNGMQKQEKFIEAFEQQAPKTEEVENVPDTISSPVAQCNAISNFPSLTSMHLKTGDFSDVSDSESKDIEESYATKEAMDNKVEELTVDEKHNTNRETNSSDVLMSFDEPVSVTVCQDSQQPPEQMKVSQQSEEDSQGEQDLNSSIGSDQQTESDDDNFGDILRERMATKFPIDDPVIQSHITVVPLNKKKTEVVVCLCQRSLSVWAVQSKEFNSLQKWSFPQGQTAIRGVLMLPKSSEVRFAAILEGSGELGLYSAVFQEDQAFPLFKISDIQAPTHQFHVCAVTFNEVVISQCNSNLIQLLKYTMDYEVKTLSKTTSLEEAAGVLDTVCCIQGQQQAVAGYTREGMLHIWNHELGALIVSINLAVYWPHTSHLVTVFHEKGYLFCPLMARSDCFLAGCMMLVNPTNCQTQVLFPFNSRKWKGCRRAFHLDEYIAAVNNSGSLHIWDKFNGDMVSCMEKAGVLGMSSHRNNIVISRAHCIHCFTVQ, encoded by the exons ATGGGAGACCAGGAAAAC aggCCGAAAAAGTCTACAcagataaaaaaggaaaatgtcaAGAAACAAAGATTACTTGAG AAAAACTTCCAGAAATCGAAAGCACAAgcccatgttaaaaaaattttacaGGAGCAAAAAATGCTCTGGCAAAGAGAAAGAGAACATGGAGATTCAAAAAGTCACAAGGGCAAGTTGGTTGTAACTGCAGATTTGTATGATCAAGCCAACAACTGTGTCTCAGAGACTAATCCCAATGAAGAAAAATCAGTTAAGGACTCAAAATGTCCAGCAATTCATACTTATGAAAAATCCTTATCACCAGAAACAGATCTTTTCCTCAGTGATTCagaaaaaagtgattttgttacaaatataaaaaagtcTTCTGAAAATGAAGAGGCAAGTAGTTTGGTTGATAAACCTTGTAGTAATTCAGAGCCTAGCAGTTCTTTGGGAACTCTTCCTTCACCCTCAGGATGTAATGGCAAGAAAGCTTTATCTCTCAAAGCAAGGCGCCGAAAGACCTTAAGCCCCAACACTTTCTCAAGAAATAAGAGTCAGaatatatcaaaagaaaaatccTCTGAAAGTGAACTTGCAAAGTCTATTCTTATTGCTGATGATGATGAGAAGGAAAGTGTGAAATGTGTAAATGATGAAACACTCGAGAACACTGTAGAAAATTTTCCACGAAAGACATGTAAAACAAGCATTGACTCAGAAAACACGGACAGTTTTAAATTGCTCGACAGCCAGTCATCGTTGGATTTGTTCCCTCCTTCTATTGAAGCCTgtgaaaaaatcaaaaccaaGAGAAAAAGAGGGAGAGGGAGACCTTCCAAATGTCGCAGAGCCTCTCTGCCTGCCCCTGTGAAGAAACCCAGCATGAATTCATCGGAGTCACAGGAGAGCCAGGAGCTTGAGACTCTGATACTGCTGCAGGAGAGCTTAGGAATGGGCAGTCCGATAGAAAGAAGAAAGACGAGGAACTCCCGGTCCTGTCAGCCAATCGTTCTGTCTTCTCTCTTTCAGTACATTATTGATGAAGCCAAGAGAGAGCAGGGGCAGAAAGAATTTGCTCTTCCTGGCTACACTTTTGGCAAACTTATGGAGAGTAAAAGTTCGCTTGAAATTAAGAATGAAGCTATGGAGGCGGAAGATGCTGAAGATAAATGTGAAACgttaaaagaagaaaatgaattttctcAGACTGAAAGAATATCCATGTCAACAGAAGTTGACAATCATTCCACATACACTGCATTTGAATCAGaatgtcaaaacaatggaatgCAAAAACAAGAAAAGTTTATTGAAGCTTTTGAGCAACAGGCGCCAAAAACCGAAGAAGTAGAAAATGTGCCAGACACAATATCTTCTCCAGTTGCTCAATGCAATGCAATATCAAATTTTCCATCATTAActtcaatgcatttaaaaacagGAGATTTTAGTGATGTTTCAGATTCAGAGTCAAAAGATATTGAGGAATCTTATGCAACAAAAGAAGCAATGGATAATAAAGTTGAAGAATTAACTGTTGATGAAAAACACAATACAAACAGAGAAACTAATAGTAGTGATGTCCTTATGTCCTTTGATGAACCAGTTTCTGTAACTGTCTGTCAAGATTCTCAACAGCCGCCTGAACAGATGAAAGTCTCACAGCAGAGTGAAGAAGATTCTCAGGGTGAACAAGACCTCAACAGCAGCATAGGGTCTGACCAGCAGACAGAGAGCGATGATGACAACTTTGGCGATATCCTTAGAGAGAGAATGGCTACAAAG tttccAATAGATGACCCAGTGATACAGAGCCACATTACAGTGGTGCCACTGAACAAGAAGAAGACGGAGGTGGTGGTCTGTCTGTGTCAGAGATCCCTGTCCGTGTGGGCGGTACAGAGCAAGGAGTTCAACAGCCTCCAGAAGTGGTCATTTCCCCAG GGACAGACAGCGATTAGAGGGGTCTTGATGCTTCCAAAGTCATCTGAAGTCCGATTTGCAGCCATTTTAGAGGGTTCTGGTGAACTGGGTTTATACTCTGCAGTTTTCCAAGAGGACCAAGCCTTCCCTTTGTTCAAGATTTCAGACATTCAGGCCCCCACTCACCA ATTTCATGTTTGTGCAGTCACATTCAACGAGGTTGTGATCTCTCAGTGTAACTCCAACTTAATACAGTTGCTAAAATACACCATGGATTATGAGGTAAAGACATTATCTAAAACCACGTCTCTGGAGGAGGCGGCTGGTGTCCTTGACACTGTGTGCTGTATCCAAGGGCAACAACAGGCCGTGGCAGGATACACGAGGGAGGGAATGCTTCATATTTG GAACCATGAGCTGGGAGCATTAATTGTGTCCATCAACTTAGCAGTTTATTGGCCACATACCTCGCATCTAGTCACTGTGTTTCATGAAAAG GGGTACCTGTTTTGTCCCCTGATGGCTAGGTCTGACTGCTTCCTGGCAGGCTGTATGATGCTGGTCAACCCCACAAATTGTCAAACGCAGGTACTGTTCCCATTCAACAGCAGGAAGTGGAAAGG
- the LOC128164713 gene encoding ras-related protein Rab-40B-like, which produces MCSLQNGPGSPKPYDYLLKFLLVGDSDVGKEELLSGMEDGATESPYPSTDGIDYKTTTILLDGKRVKLQLWDTSGQGRFCTIFRSYSRGAQGILLVYDITNKWSFDGIARWIKEIDEHAPGVPKILVGNRLHMAYKRQVSEQMAESYALKNDMAFFEVSPLCDFNVTESFAELSRVALKRNGMRRTWGTDKVLSLKEIACRCIVANTTIYGIDRLPLPHSLTSHLKSYALTNKTRVRMQSFVHRKIKYLNPTDTPPAHCRQSCCIS; this is translated from the exons ATGTGCTCTTTGCAAAACGGTCCTGGATCTCCGAAGCCGTATGATTACTTACTGAAGTTTTTACTGGTGGGAGACAGTGATGTTGGGAAGGAAGAGCTGCTCAGTGGGATGGAGGATGGTGCGACGGAATCCCCTTATCCTAGTACTGATG GTATAGACTACAAAACCACCACAATCCTTCTGGATGGGAAGAGGGTAAAACTACAGCTGTG GGACACCTCTGGCCAGGGACGTTTCTGTACTATATTTAGATCTTACTCCAGGGGAGCTCAG GGCATTCTTTTAGTGTATGACATAACAAACAAATGGTCCTTTGATGGAATAGCAAGATGGATCAAGGAAATTGATGAG CATGCACCAGGTGTTCCTAAAATATTAGTCGGAAATCGGCTGCACATGGCGTACAAGCGACAGGTTAGTGAACAGATGGCGGAGTCCTACGCTCTGAAGAATGACATGGCTTTCTTCGAGGTCAGCCCTCTGTGTGACTTCAATGTAACAGAATCATTTGCAGAACTCTCCAGGGTAGCGTTAAAACGCAATGGAATGAGAAGGACCTGGGGAACTGataaag TGCTTTCGTTGAAGGAGATTGCTTGTCGGTGCATAGTGGCCAACACCACTATTTATGGAATAGACAGACTTCCTTTGCCTCATTCACTGACTTCTCACCTCAAATCTTATGCACTGACAAATAAAACCCGAGTTCGAATGCAGAGCTTTGTTCACCGAAAGATCAAATATCTCAACCCCACGGACACACCACCCGCCCACTGTCGACAGAGTTGCTGCATCAGCTAA